A window of Etheostoma spectabile isolate EspeVRDwgs_2016 chromosome 18, UIUC_Espe_1.0, whole genome shotgun sequence contains these coding sequences:
- the pex3 gene encoding peroxisomal biogenesis factor 3, with protein MFSSVWNFVKRHKRKFIFTGAVVGGVYFLGKYAQKKIRDIQEKEATEYIAQARRQFHFESNQRTCNMTVLSMLPPLKEAIISQLNSESLTALLKAKPANKLEIWEDLKIISFTRTIVAVYSTCMLVVLLRVQLNIIGGYLYLDNSVGKNNVTPLAPPDVQQQYLSSIQHLLGDGLTELMTVVKKAVQNSLGGVSLKQSLSLLELEQQLSWIRAEVEAGSERPMSWYMLADDENALSDQACGLTENDVGTIRLLNETRDMLDSPDFSTVLNASFNRGFSRLLDNLAEFFRTPPCDSAPSSAPDSLSAVSLPLAKIIPIVNGQINTICSETPSHFVQELLMNDQVKEFAANVYETFSTPQELQK; from the exons ATGTTTTCATCAGTCTGGAATTTTGTTAAACGCCACAAAAGGAAATTTATTTTCACTGGAGCTGTAGTTGGAG GAGTGTACTTTCTGGGTAAATATGCCCAGAAGAAGATCAGAGATATCCAGGAGAAGGAGGCCACCGAGTACATCGCCCAGGCCAGACGACAGTTCCACTTTGAAAGCAACCAGAGAACCTGCAACATGACCG TGCTGTCCATGCTCCCTCCACTGAAAGAAGCCATCATCAGTCAACTAAATTCAGAAAGCCTCACTGCACTACTCAAGGCTAA ACCGGCCAACAAGCTGGAAATCTGGGAAGATTTAAAGATCATCA GTTTCACCCGCACCATCGTGGCGGTGTACAGCACCTGCATGCTGGTGGTTCTCCTCCGAGTCCAGTTGAACATCATAGGAGGATACCTGTACCTGGACAACTCTGTAGGCAAGAACAACGTG ACGCCTCTGGCTCCCCCAGACGTCCAGCAGCAGTACCTGTCCAGTATCCAGCATCTACTGGGAGACG GTTTGACAGAGTTGATGACCGTAGTGAAGAAAGCGGTACAGAACTCACTGGGAGG CGTGTCTCTGAAGCAGAGCCTGTCTCTGCTGGAGTTGGAGCAGCAGCTGAGCTGGATCAGGGCGGAGGTGGAGGCCGGCTCCGAGCGGCCGATGTCCTGGTACATGCTGGCTGACGATGAGAACGCGCTCTCCGACCAG GCATGCGGGCTGACGGAAAACGATGTGGGGACCATCCGACTGTTAAACGAGACTAGAGACATGTTGGACAG TCCAGACTTCTCCACGGTCCTAAACGCAAGTTTCAACCGGGGTTTCTCTCGTCTCCTCGACAACCTGGCTGAGTTCTTCCGCACGCCTCCCTGTGACTCCGCCCCCAGCTCTGCACCTGATAG CTTGTCTGCAGTCAGTCTGCCGCTGGCGAAGATCATCCCCATCGTCAACGGTCAGATCAACACCATCTGCAGTGAGACTCCCAGCCACTTTGTTCAG
- the adat2 gene encoding tRNA-specific adenosine deaminase 2 isoform X1 yields MGTEEGRKADSAKSFYPSDEEIERWMSSAFDMAKDALENGEVPVGCLMVYDDKVVGKGRNEVNETKNATRHAEMVALDQLQDWCCHSNLDVSSVCERAVLYVTVEPCIMCSAALRLLNIPVVVYGCRNERFGGCGSVLDVSSAHLPQTGTTFKCVSGHRAEEAVEMLKTFYKQENPNAPKPKTRKD; encoded by the exons ATGGGAACAGAGGAGGGCCGTAAAGCTGATTCGGCGAAGAGTTTCTATCCGAGTGATGAGGAAATTGAGAGGTGGATGTCCAGCGCCTTTGACATG GCCAAAGATGCTCTGGAGAACGGAGAGGTGCCGGTCGGATGTCTGATGGTCTACGACGACAAAGTCGTGGGCAAGGGGCGGAATGAAGTCAACGAGACCAAAAAC gctACTCGCCACGCCGAGATGGTGGCCTTGGATCAGCTCCAGGACTGGTGTTGCCACAGCAACCTGGATGTGAGCAGCGTGTGCGAGCGAGCGGTCCTGTACGTCACCGTGGAGCCATGCATCATGTGTAGCGCAGCCCTGCGCCTGCTCA ACATCCCGGTGGTCGTGTACGGCTGCAGGAACGAGCGGTTTGGAGGCTGCGGCTCCGTTCTGGACGTTTCCTCTGCACACTTACCTCAGACTGGGACCACGTTcaag tGTGTTTCAGGTCACAGAGCAGAAGAAGCTGTAGAGATGCTGAAGACATTCTACAAACAGGAGAATCCAAATG cCCCGAAACCTAAAACAAGGAAGGACTGA
- the adat2 gene encoding tRNA-specific adenosine deaminase 2 isoform X2, translating to MGTEEGRKADSAKSFYPSDEEIERWMSSAFDMAKDALENGEVPVGCLMVYDDKVVGKGRNEVNETKNATRHAEMVALDQLQDWCCHSNLDVSSVCERAVLYVTVEPCIMCSAALRLLNIPVVVYGCRNERFGGCGSVLDVSSAHLPQTGTTFKVTEQKKL from the exons ATGGGAACAGAGGAGGGCCGTAAAGCTGATTCGGCGAAGAGTTTCTATCCGAGTGATGAGGAAATTGAGAGGTGGATGTCCAGCGCCTTTGACATG GCCAAAGATGCTCTGGAGAACGGAGAGGTGCCGGTCGGATGTCTGATGGTCTACGACGACAAAGTCGTGGGCAAGGGGCGGAATGAAGTCAACGAGACCAAAAAC gctACTCGCCACGCCGAGATGGTGGCCTTGGATCAGCTCCAGGACTGGTGTTGCCACAGCAACCTGGATGTGAGCAGCGTGTGCGAGCGAGCGGTCCTGTACGTCACCGTGGAGCCATGCATCATGTGTAGCGCAGCCCTGCGCCTGCTCA ACATCCCGGTGGTCGTGTACGGCTGCAGGAACGAGCGGTTTGGAGGCTGCGGCTCCGTTCTGGACGTTTCCTCTGCACACTTACCTCAGACTGGGACCACGTTcaag GTCACAGAGCAGAAGAAGCTGTAG